Proteins found in one Triticum aestivum cultivar Chinese Spring chromosome 4D, IWGSC CS RefSeq v2.1, whole genome shotgun sequence genomic segment:
- the LOC123099105 gene encoding transcription factor bHLH168, producing the protein MNACALNSVEMKAKPARGGKRSRASGGTAVVLLEKKESEKERRKRMKALCEKLASLIPREHCCSSTDTMTQLGSLDVGASYIKKLKERVDELQRRRSSVRALDTLKGHTSIPTPTTTTTTSSGTGSPEEEKAWEASEPILQVRQHDDSSMEVRLICCMERPIKLHEVITIHEEEGAEIINANHSVAGRKMFYTIHSRAFSSRIGIDVSRVSERLGALLRLFSRENQASSCMRNTQVLRYTDGTNATPPKELVSNNDIGGTDKVPNPECESWAEQDQVMWSSLLASISPELIE; encoded by the exons ATGAATGCCTGCGCTCTGAACTCG GTGGAGATGAAGGCGAAGCCGGCGAGGGGCGGGAAGAGGAGCAGGGCGAGCGGCGGCACGGCGGTGGTGCTGCTGGAGAAGAAGGAGTCCGAGAAGGAGAGGAGGAAGCGCATGAAGGCCCTCTGCGAGAAGCTCGCATCCCTCATCCCAAGAGAACACTGCTGCTCCAGCACT GATACAATGACCCAGCTAGGCAGCCTGGATGTTGGGGCGTCATACATCAAGAAGCTGAAGGAGAGGGTCGATGAGCTACAACGTAGGAGGAGCTCCGTGCGGGCCTTGGATACCTTAAAAGGACATACTAGCATCCCAACACCCACTACCACCACTACCACAAGCAGCGGTACAGGGTCGCCAGAAGAAGAGAAAGCTTGGGAGGCATCGGAACCGATATTGCAGGTGCGGCAACACGACGATTCAAGCATGGAGGTGAGACTGATATGCTGCATGGAGAGGCCGATCAAGCTCCATGAGGTAATCACCATCCATGAGGAAGAAGGTGCTGAGATCATCAACGCCAATCACTCGGTTGCTGGCCGCAAAATGTTCTACACTATACACTCTCGG GCCTTCAGCTCGAGAATTGGCATAGATGTTTCAAGGGTTTCTGAACGACTGGGAGCATTG CTCCGACTTTTTTCGCGCGAAAATCAGGCATCGTCATGCATGCGCAACACTCAGGTCCTCAGGTACACTGATGGGACCAACGCGACTCCTCCCAAGGAGCTCGTCAGCAACAACGATATAGGTGGAACCGATAAGGTGCCAAATCCCGAGTGTGAGTCTTGGGCTGAGCAAGACCAAGTGATGTGGAGTTCCCTGCTTGCGTCAATATCACCAGAGTTAATCGAGTAG